The genomic window GAAGCCAATTATCCAGTACTTTACGGTTGGAGCAGCACAAGCTGCGAAGCCATAAGCGTCGGCATCGAACTCGCCGAAGAAGTTGGAGGCATTATAGACAACACGGCAGTTGTATGTCACGGCCCATCCCTCTTAAGCGTTCAAGACATTGGCATACCGTCATGCACTTTGGGTCAAATCCGCCACAGAGCCGACTTAATCATTTATTGGGGATGCGACCCGTGGAGCGCCCATCCAAGGCATATAGAGCGCTACACGGCCTTTTCTGAGGGACGGTTCGAGAAAAGCGCTTGGAGAAGCTACGTGGCGAAAGTTAAAGCCCTTATTGGACGTAAAAAGATTCAAAGCGCCGTTAGAAGACTTATCCTCAAAAAGCCTCCAGAAGTCAAAGCCCAACTGGAACCAACTTTCCTTCCATCCATAACTCGGGAAGGCAGAAAACTTATAGTTGTTGATGTTAGGCGGACAAAGACTGCGGAAATGGCTGACTACTTCATTCAAGTGGAGCCCGGCAAAGACTACGAGCTCCTGCAAGCCTTAAGGGCGTTGATCCGCGACCAAGAACTTGAAGTGGACAGGGTTGCCGGAGTTCCAGTTGAATATTTGGAGGAAGTTGCGGACGTCATGGTGGGCTGCGACTTCGGGGCGCTTTTCTTCGGGCTTGGCCTAACCATGAGCGGAGCCAAACTACGCAACATTGACGCAGCTCTCTCGTTGGTCAGAGACCTAAACATGCGGACAAAGTTTGTGATAATGCCCATGCGGGGGCACTTCAACGTGACGGGCGCTAACACTGTGTTTACTTGGCAGACGGGCTATCCTTACGCTGTGGACTTCTCGTTGGGCTACCCAAGGTATAATCCGGGTGAAACTTCGGTTGTGGATGTGCTGCTGCGAGGAGAGTCAGATGCCGCCTTGATTGTGGCTTCGGATCCCGTTTCTAATTTTCCACGAAAAGCGGCTGAGCACCTCGTTAAGAACCCGCTTATCTATGTTGGTCCCCACATGGATGTCACGGCGCAGATGGCTGACGTGGTTATTCCATCCGCTTTTGTTGGCATTGAGGCTTCTGGAACAGCCTACCGCATGGACCACGTGCCCATACCCCTAAAGAAGGTTGTGGACCCGCCTAAAGGCGTTCTACCAGACGAGGAGATTTTGAGGAGACTCCTCACTGAAGTTAGAAAAATAAAACGTGAACGGGCGGAGGCTGCCTAAATGGAGCTTTTAATAAAGAATGGATTCGTTTACGACCCGATTAACGGCGTTAACGGCGAAAAAATGGACATAGCCATAAAAGACGGCAAAATAGTGGAGAAAGTAAATGAACGTAGAGCCAAGAAGATAGACGCCTCCGGCATGATAGTGATGCCCGGCGGCATAGACATTCACAGCCACATAGCCGGCGGCAAAGTTAATGCTGGAAGGCTGCTTCGCCCAGAAGATCACTTTAAAGATGTTGAGCCAAAAACCGCCGTCACACGGTCTGGTGTGGGCTATTCGATTCCATCCACATTTACAACGGGCTACCGCTATGCAAGGATGGGCTGGACAACAGTTATGGATCCGGCTATGCCACCTCTAGAGGCGAAACACACCCATGAGGAGCTTAGCGACACGCCAATAATTGATAAGGCTAGTTACCCGCTTCTGGGCGACTGGTGGTTTATGCTTGAATACCTGCGAGATGGCAAAATTGAGGAGTGCGCCCGCCACGTGGCTTGGATGATTAAGGCGACGAAGGGCTACGCCATAAAACTTGTGAATCCAGGTGGGCTTGAAGCTTGGGGTTTCGGCCGCAACGTGGAAAGCATAGATGATCAAGTCCCATATTTTGGGATTACGCCCCGCGAAATTATCCGCGGCTTGTGCAAGGTTAACAAGCTTCTGCACTTGCCACACACTATCCATGTGCACACCAACAATTTGGGCAAACCCGGCAACTACATAACCGCCCTAGAAACGATGCGTTGTGTTGAAGATTTGGCAGATGACGGAAAACCAGTTATCCACATAACTCACTGCCAGTTCTCCGCCTTCAAGGGTGATGATTGGCGAACCTTCGAATCCGGAGCCGAGGAAATAGCCAACTACGTTAACGTCCACTCTCACGTAACGTTAGACATGGGTCAAGTTATTTTCACGGACACCACAACTATGACGGCTGACGGCCCCTTCCAGTACACGCTTTACACGCTTAGCGGGAACAAGTGGACAAACCATGACGTGGAAACCGAAACAAGCGCTGGAATAGTGCCCTTCCACTACAAACGGAAAAGCTATGTTCACGCAACCCAATGGTCCATAGGCCTTGAACTCGCCCTACTCATAAAAGACCCGTGGAAAATCTTAATGACAACAGACCACCCCAACGGCGGGCCTTTCATCGCTTATCCGCGGATTATAGCCTGGCTTATGAGCCGAAAAGCCAGAGAAGCCACCCTCAAAAAGATTAACCCGAAAGCTCGAAGCCGAAGTCTTCTTCCATCCATAGATCGCGAGCTAGACTTTTACGAGATAGCCATAGTGACCCGCGCTGGGCAAGCCAAGGCCCTAGGCCTAAAGCACAAAGGCCATCTTGGCGTGGGGGCGGACGCTGACATCGCCATATACAATTTTAACCCGGAAACTATGGATCCCTCCAAGAAGTATAGGGCTGTTAGGCGCGCTTTTAAGCGGGCTACCTACACCATTAAGGGTGGACAAGTGGTTGTAAAGGACGGCGAAGTGTTGAAGCACGTGGATGGAGTAACCATGTGGGTTAACATCCAGCTATGCGAGCCATGCGAAATAGAGGTAAACGAAAACCTGAGGAGACGCTTCAAAGAATATTGGACCGTCGAGTTTGAGAATTATCCGGTTTCAGAGGATTATTTGGCTGTTTCCCATCCAATACCCGTGAAGGCTGATGTGTGATGATGGTGAATCTTTATCCCCTAAAAGAGTTTAGGCTGCCAGTAGTGGCGGAATGCATAAACCCAGACATTTTCCATGGAAAAAGCCTCAAGGAAATCGAAGCCCTAGAAGCATGGGAAGGCAACAAAAAGAAGAGGCTAGGCGACCTTTTCAAAGTTGAGGTGGAAAACACCGGAAGCGACCAGGAGGCCACGGTGATAAAAATTAATGGCGACGTCAGCCGTGTTAGGCGTATAGGCGCTAGCATGAAGAGCGGCGAAATAATTGTTAAGGGTGATGCTGGCATGCACTTGGGCGAGGAAATGCGGGGTGGAAAAATAACGGTTTACGGCAACGTCCTAGGCTGGGCTGGTTCCATGATGAAGGGCGGCACAATAGAAGTTCACGGCAATACCGGCGACTATTTAGGCGCGCCGTACAGAGGCAGCACAGAAGGCATGAAAGGCGGAAAAATAATCGTGCATGGAAACGTTGGCCGCGAAGCCGGAGCCCACATGAAAAAGGGCATAATAAAGATCTACGGTTGCGCTGGACAGTTTGTGGGCTTTCGCATGAAGGGCGGCACAATTTATGTGCAGAAGGACTGCGAGGCAAGGGCTGGCGCATGTATGGTGGACGGCACCATAATAATCGGCGGTCGCATAGAGTCTGTGATGCCCACCTTCACTATAGAAGGATTAAGAAAGAAGGTTAAAGTTGAGGAGGGCGAAGTTATCGAGGCCCCCTTCTATCTGTTCATTGGCGATTTGACGGAAAACGGTCGCGGAAGACTCTTCGTCGCCAAGGAGCCAAACCCCCACCTAAGTCACTATGAAAAATTCCTTTAGTCAGGGAGGACCACACGCTTTGAAGACGGATTTAAGTGTAAATCGTTTGGCTTGGAGACTTCTGGAAAAATTATGCGAAAATCCAGATTATTATGGCGTGAAGGTTGAAAGGGCAAAAAACGGCGCTCTGCTGGTGGACGCCGGCATAAGCGCCAGAGGCGGCTTCCAAGCGGGCAAGATAATAACGGAGATCTGCATGGGCGGCTGCGGAAAAGCCCGCATAACTTGTAGGCAGTATGGCGAACTAGAGCTTCCAACAATATTCGTTTACACGGATCATCCGGCCATAGCCACTTTGGGCTCGCAGTTTGCAGGCTGGAACATTAAGGAAGGCGACTACTTTGCTATTGGCTCGGGGCCCGCCAGAGCCTTAGCCCAGAAACCGAGGGAAATCTATGAACGTTTGGGCTATAAGGACGAGTGCGACAAAACTATTGTGGTTTTGGAAACCGATAAGCATCCGCCAGAAACACTGATAGCGCGTCTGGCCCGCGACTGCAAGGTGGAAGAGGCCAATCTTGCCATAATCTTGACGCCGACGGCTAGTGTTGCCGGAGCCACGCAGGTTGCTGGCCGCATCGTTGAAACTGGAATCCATAAGCTTAACGAGCTTGGGCTTGACCCGAAAACGATTCTCTACGCCTGGGGGTGTGCTCCCATACCACCCGTCCACCCAAAATTCGTTAAGGCTATGGCAAGAACAAACGACGCCATATTATATGGCGGAATCACCTACTACATGGTAAACTATGAAAACGAGGAGGAACTGGCGAAAATCGTGGAAAAAGCCCCCTCTAAAGCTTCAAAGGACTATGGAAGACCCTTCCTCGAGATCTTCAGGGCAGCTGGCTACGACTTCTATAAAATAGATCCGAACATTTTTGCGCCAGCCGTCGTAATCATAAACAATCTGAAGACAGGAAATACGTTTAGGGCCGGAGAGATAAACATTAACGCCTTAAAGGAGTCTTTTGGTTTATAATTGCTTTTCATGCTTTTTTCGGTAACGCTGGCAGCTTTTGTGTTCCAAGAAATCTTATGATGAAATCTCTAAAGCCACTGTTTCCGTTAAGGGCTCCCATGAGAAGGCTCATGACAAAAATTTCCACCCAAGCCTTTGAAATCACTATAGGTATCATAAACTCCATCACACGGCCATAGAAGAATGGAACCAGAAAGCGGAAATACGCTATAGTGAAGAGGCATTCCGGAACATAAGAGATGAGCACCACGAGAACCGTGAGCAGGGAAGGCTTTGGACGGCTGTTTATCCGCAACGTCCTGTACAAGAGGCCCGCAGTTAAGCCCGTTAAAGCCTTTCCAGAAGGCACCCCTACAAGCGACAAAAGTCCAAGGGAACCCATGACATAGCCGAAATAGTAGCCGGCATAAACACCGCTTAAAAATCCAACAACTCCCCCAAAAATGGAACCGCCAAAAATGGCTGCGATAAAGGTTGCGGTGTGAGAGAGATCCAAAGCGGCGCCGCCTTGCCCCACCGCAGTGAAGATGGGCGCTATGTTTAGGGATATGGCTGAAAGAAGCAAGCCTAGAGCACTCATTAGGGCTGTGAAGGCAACTTGTCGGCTTTTCATGTTTTCGCCTTTCGCTGTTCACTTTGTTTGCTAATTATTTAAGAGTAGCTACCCAAAAATGAGTAAAAACGTCTGAAAATTAAATATTGGGCTTGCGTACCAATTATTGGGAAATCCTGTTGTCCACACGTTTAGAAACATCCTTATCGGAGCTTAAAAGCTGGCTTGAAGGGCAAACAGAACATCTCCTAGCCCCCATTCAAGTGAAGGCTGAAAAACTTCTTGGGGAGATGCGCAAAGCCCACGGAGAGTTAATAGAGGCTTGCAAGATGCTTGTGGAGAGCAGCCGGAGGGAAATCGAGAGACGCAACATGCGCACCTTTAAAAGGGCTCAAGCCCTCAATAAGTTGGCTAAACTTTTTTTAGAGCGACTGCAACCGCTCAAGGTTCCCAAGAAGCCATCCTTTAGGGACATCACAAGTTTTTTGAGCATAGCCCAGAAAGCTTACACCGTCACAGAGGTGGATGTGCGGAACTGGTTTCCGAGAATTTCTCCCTTCTTCATAATGGATCGTGGAAAATTCCTGCGGGCTTTTGAAGGTGCAAAGGCCTCGCTTAAGGAGTTAAGCGCATTCCTACTCAAGGAATATGGGAAAGCCAAGATTTTAGAGGAGACATTTCAACTGATTGATGAAACCATGGTGTTGAAGGGTCAACTGGTGAATCTGGAAAACGAGTATAGGAAGGCTGAGAGCGAAAAAGCCAGGTTAGAGGTGGAGCTGACCCAAGTACAGGGCCGGAGGGTTGAGCTGGAAAAAGGCGGGGAACTTGCCCAGCTAGCCCAAGTAAACGCGCTTGTAGAGTCCTTGAGGAGGGAAGTTGTGCATAGCCTTAGGCATTTGCAGAAACCTTTGATGAAGCTTCAGTCACTTGTCTTGCATGGTGCTGGAAGTGGTTTAACACCAGAGGAAACTAAAAAGCTTGAGGAGTATTTAGCCGATCCCTTCGAGGCTTTGGCAACGGAAAATGTAAATTATCCGCTTTTAACGCAGATCCTCCAAAAAACTGCGAGGGCAATGGCTGAGGGAAAACTTAAACTCAAGGAGGATAAGGAGCGTAAGGCAAAACAAGCAATAACAGAAATTGTGGAAAGGGGTTCGCTTGGGGACTTGCATAAGAGATGCATGGAGGCAAAAATGCAGAAGACTTGGATTTCAACATCAACAGCCGTCGCCGAAATCATGGTTGAAATATCGCAGCTGAGGGAGCATGCCGAAAGTTTACACAGAAAACTAGAGAGGCTGGAGTCCGAGGCAGCATCCCTAAAAGGGGCAATCCGAGAAACCATGGAAAAAATAAACAGCCACAAGAATCTCATGGAGAAGAACATTCAAGCCTTAAGCGGGCACGAGATAACCCTCAAAGTTTGGGGCTGAAGGTTTGCAACTCCCAAAAATAGTGAAGGAAGCCCTAGAAGCCTCGTGTCGAGAATTCTGTCGACTCATAGAAGAAGCCATCGAACTCATCAGAAACGAAAATGGAAAGATCGGCAACCTCGAAGTTGTTGGGCGGCTTGTAAAGCTTCAACCCATCGGCGAGGCGCTGGTTGTAGGCGACCTGCATGGAGACCTCGAAAGCCTCATCGAAATTTTAAATGAAAGTCAATTCATCGAAAAAATGGATAGAAACCCGGACGCCTTTGCCATTTTTCTAGGCGATTATGGAGACAGAGGCCCATTATCGGCTGAAATTTACTATACACTCTTGAGGCTTAAACTTCAATTTCCAAGGCAAGTAATTCTGTTGCGGGGCAACCACGAGGGACCAGAAGACCTTACAGTTTCACCTCATGACTTGCCGTGGCAGTTTGAAGCGCGCTTTGGTGCAGAATTGAGGGAAGCCTACACGAGAATCCGTAGACTATTCAACTACTTGTATAATGCCGTCATTGTTGAAGGCCGTTATCTTCTGGTGCATGGCGGACCGCCACCCCAAGCCAGAACATTGGAGGATTTAGCCTATGCCCATATAAGGCATC from Candidatus Bathyarchaeia archaeon includes these protein-coding regions:
- a CDS encoding formylmethanofuran dehydrogenase subunit B, which gives rise to MPVVKAVTCPVCGSLCDDIELTIENGQIVKVKNGCAMCEAKFLSHRSEHRILKPLIRKNGELVKTTLKEAIRRAAEILAEANYPVLYGWSSTSCEAISVGIELAEEVGGIIDNTAVVCHGPSLLSVQDIGIPSCTLGQIRHRADLIIYWGCDPWSAHPRHIERYTAFSEGRFEKSAWRSYVAKVKALIGRKKIQSAVRRLILKKPPEVKAQLEPTFLPSITREGRKLIVVDVRRTKTAEMADYFIQVEPGKDYELLQALRALIRDQELEVDRVAGVPVEYLEEVADVMVGCDFGALFFGLGLTMSGAKLRNIDAALSLVRDLNMRTKFVIMPMRGHFNVTGANTVFTWQTGYPYAVDFSLGYPRYNPGETSVVDVLLRGESDAALIVASDPVSNFPRKAAEHLVKNPLIYVGPHMDVTAQMADVVIPSAFVGIEASGTAYRMDHVPIPLKKVVDPPKGVLPDEEILRRLLTEVRKIKRERAEAA
- a CDS encoding formylmethanofuran dehydrogenase subunit A; this encodes MELLIKNGFVYDPINGVNGEKMDIAIKDGKIVEKVNERRAKKIDASGMIVMPGGIDIHSHIAGGKVNAGRLLRPEDHFKDVEPKTAVTRSGVGYSIPSTFTTGYRYARMGWTTVMDPAMPPLEAKHTHEELSDTPIIDKASYPLLGDWWFMLEYLRDGKIEECARHVAWMIKATKGYAIKLVNPGGLEAWGFGRNVESIDDQVPYFGITPREIIRGLCKVNKLLHLPHTIHVHTNNLGKPGNYITALETMRCVEDLADDGKPVIHITHCQFSAFKGDDWRTFESGAEEIANYVNVHSHVTLDMGQVIFTDTTTMTADGPFQYTLYTLSGNKWTNHDVETETSAGIVPFHYKRKSYVHATQWSIGLELALLIKDPWKILMTTDHPNGGPFIAYPRIIAWLMSRKAREATLKKINPKARSRSLLPSIDRELDFYEIAIVTRAGQAKALGLKHKGHLGVGADADIAIYNFNPETMDPSKKYRAVRRAFKRATYTIKGGQVVVKDGEVLKHVDGVTMWVNIQLCEPCEIEVNENLRRRFKEYWTVEFENYPVSEDYLAVSHPIPVKADV
- a CDS encoding formylmethanofuran dehydrogenase subunit C, which encodes MMVNLYPLKEFRLPVVAECINPDIFHGKSLKEIEALEAWEGNKKKRLGDLFKVEVENTGSDQEATVIKINGDVSRVRRIGASMKSGEIIVKGDAGMHLGEEMRGGKITVYGNVLGWAGSMMKGGTIEVHGNTGDYLGAPYRGSTEGMKGGKIIVHGNVGREAGAHMKKGIIKIYGCAGQFVGFRMKGGTIYVQKDCEARAGACMVDGTIIIGGRIESVMPTFTIEGLRKKVKVEEGEVIEAPFYLFIGDLTENGRGRLFVAKEPNPHLSHYEKFL
- the mch gene encoding methenyltetrahydromethanopterin cyclohydrolase, with translation MAWRLLEKLCENPDYYGVKVERAKNGALLVDAGISARGGFQAGKIITEICMGGCGKARITCRQYGELELPTIFVYTDHPAIATLGSQFAGWNIKEGDYFAIGSGPARALAQKPREIYERLGYKDECDKTIVVLETDKHPPETLIARLARDCKVEEANLAIILTPTASVAGATQVAGRIVETGIHKLNELGLDPKTILYAWGCAPIPPVHPKFVKAMARTNDAILYGGITYYMVNYENEEELAKIVEKAPSKASKDYGRPFLEIFRAAGYDFYKIDPNIFAPAVVIINNLKTGNTFRAGEININALKESFGL
- a CDS encoding metallophosphoesterase, with product MQLPKIVKEALEASCREFCRLIEEAIELIRNENGKIGNLEVVGRLVKLQPIGEALVVGDLHGDLESLIEILNESQFIEKMDRNPDAFAIFLGDYGDRGPLSAEIYYTLLRLKLQFPRQVILLRGNHEGPEDLTVSPHDLPWQFEARFGAELREAYTRIRRLFNYLYNAVIVEGRYLLVHGGPPPQARTLEDLAYAHIRHPKESLLEDLLWSDPTDAISETCASHRGAGKLFGQKVTDAALQCFGVKVIVRGHEPCMEGYKIDHNGKILTLFSRRGSPYFNEHGAYLLVNLSQKPQNAFELAPFIHKF